One window of the Chanodichthys erythropterus isolate Z2021 chromosome 2, ASM2448905v1, whole genome shotgun sequence genome contains the following:
- the eny2 gene encoding transcription and mRNA export factor ENY2: MSKESQMRAAINQKLIEMGERERLKELLRAKLIECGWRDQLKALCKEVIKEKGIENVTVEDLVAGVTPKGRALVPDSVKKELLQRIRAFLAQHST, encoded by the exons ATGAGTAAAGAATCACAAATGAGGGCCGCCATTAACCAGAAGTTAATTGAAATGGGTGAGAGGGAGAG GTTAAAGGAGTTGCTTCGAGCCAAGCTCATCGAGTGTGGTTGGAGAGATCAGCTCAAAGCACTCTGCAAAG aGGTGATCAAGGAGAAAGGTATAGAGAATGTTACTGTAGAGGACTTGGTTGCTGGAGTTACCCCCAAAGGAAGAG CCCTGGTGCCTGACAGTGTAAAGAAGGAGCTGCTGCAGAGAATAAGAGCCTTCCTCGCTCAGCACTCGACATGA